The following coding sequences lie in one Drosophila bipectinata strain 14024-0381.07 chromosome XR, DbipHiC1v2, whole genome shotgun sequence genomic window:
- the LOC122321980 gene encoding uncharacterized protein, with protein MEKGLVRRPIFRRNKAEVRATGGDPYCQQPLTAMEEDEAKLCGLFEMVEGVGAVAYGAPTTMIVEEVAKEKAEKIATEEEEPSRKRRRTVAEFDLHSLCVAQIEEIKLINLTMTKHFQKMESLQQEDLNLKKEHYQKMESLRQQDLNLNKKES; from the exons ATGGAAAAAG GTTTGGTGCGAAGGCCAATATTCCGAAGAAATAAGGCAGAGGTCAGGGCTACGGGCGGGGATCCTTACTGCCAGCAACCGCTGACAGCCATGGAGGAGGACGAGGCAAAGCTCTGCGGGCTTTTTGAGATGGTCGAGGGAGTTGGCGCTGTGGCATATGGAGCACCAACCACCATGATAGTAGAAGAGGTGGCTAAGGAAAAAGCTGAGAAGATAGCCACAGAGGAGGAGGAACCGAGCCGAAAGCGTCGCCGCACAGTTGCAGAATTTGATTTGCATAGTCTGTGCGTTGCTCAAATAGAGGAAATaaagttaattaatttaacaatGACTAAGCATttccaaaaaatggaaagtcTTCAACAAGAAgacttgaatttaaaaaaggagcattaccaaaaaatggaaagtcTTCGACAACAAGACTTGAATTTAAACAagaaggaaagctaa